The genomic stretch TCCTTTGAACATTATTATGGCTCTTCTACCTTTTTTAGGACCATCTAGACCATTTGTAATTTATCATGTGCATCGAGAACCATTACTGGAGACTTACATGACATTGAAACATAagcaaaatgttattaatttaaaactttTCTCCAATTTCCTGCGATCATATCAAGTATTACCAGATAGAACACATCCTGATATTTTAACCAGTGATACTGGAGGTTATTTATTAAGTGGATATTTAGTTCAGTAATAAGAAATACTTGAGCAAACTTATaccataaatagtaatatactttttataaatgctttatatttaaattaattttttgaaaataataaagaaatgtcattttatatttcatgtatGATTTACTTAATTCTATTAGAATTAGCAATATTAGAAATctgttttttatatttgaaatttttgacaGCAGTAGTAGTGGGGATAATTCGTTCTAGATAATAAATTCAACAGCTGATTCTGTCATCCTTCTTGTCAATGAAGTTAGGTTTCTTTAACTCTCCATGTCAATAAAGTTAGATTTCTCTGTATCGGTTGAGTTTGTGAACTTTTCTTACAAAATTTAAATGTCAATATAAAAGGAAATAAGAATTTCTTACGAGAAATGCTTACGTAATAGATGGTACTGATTTAAAGACTGGGCATTTGAAAAAATGTCGAATTATCAAGTCACATACTTATACATACGGAGGTAATATTCGAGAGGTTAGGAATGTGAATATAAACGTATTTACAAATGAATTTTGTGACGCTTCTACCATTAAAACTTTCGTCGAagaatttatccatgatgatcAGGAAAAAATTGCACGTGAAATTGAATATCCCGACGTTGCTGATCATGCTGTTGATTGTCTTCTTATGTATACGTTATTTGCCTTCCACAAAGTGTTCCCTGAACGAGCAAGAAGTAAGGAACAAGACAAAATTCAGACTCATAGTACTCATACTGTCTAGTCCTGATAACTTAGAACGAAGGGCAACAATCAGGAAAACATGGCTGGCTCAGAAGCAAGCCACGGTTAAGCATTTCTTTGTAATAGGAACTTTAGATATATTGCCAGAGCAAAGAGAAACTCTGCATTCTGAACAGCAGAAATTTGATgatttactattattatcaaGACTACCAGATTCTTATGGGACTCTAACAAAGAAAGTTTTATACGCATTCAAGGAAATCTATGAATACTATGAATTTGACTTTGTGATGAAATGCGATGATGATACATTTGCCCTGGTACATAAGATTTTAAAAGAGCTAGATAAGTGGGACAGCAAAGGCACAAAAAAGGAACTATATTGGGGATTTTTTAATGGAAAGGCACATGTCAAAAGGAGTGGACCATGGAAAGAGGCAGATTGGATATTATGTGATTATTATCTTCCTTATGCGCTTGGAGGAGgatatattttatcttataatttagtaaaatttattgCTATAAATGCAGACATTTTAAAGTAAGattttgataatataaaattgaattgttatcaagtattatatttaatatttcttactaTTGGGTATATTTTTAGATTGTACAAAGCAGAAGATGTGTCTGTTGGTGTTTGGATAGCACCTTTGGCaaatattgaaagaaaacaCGACATACGTTTTAACACAGAATACAGATCGCGTGGATGTTCTAATCAGTATatagttacacataaacagACCATTGAAAACATGAAAAATATGCATGAATATTATCAAGCATCTGGAGTATtatgtataaaagaaataagaaatcacATGAGCTACCAATATAATTGGACAGTTCCACCTAGTCAATGTTGCAATTTACGATCAGGCATTCCATAGTAATCAAATCTCTTCTTTTCATACATCTGATATTCTAGTCATTTCTTCATTTTAAATTGTTATGCAAATTTGTACTCAACCACTAAATTTATTAGTAATTACTctcataaattttttatttatttatcaaacatgattataataattcaaTCTAAATAACGAGATGCTTCATAGTTTTCATAGTTAGTTAATCAAGAAATGAATAACGATAAATGAGTAAGAATTCGaatattatcatataaaaaCATGCATTTCATATTAATACTCTTCTTTTGTAATGAATAAGTTAAGCATATTTATGGTTATTTTTTGTACATACGCttgaatagaaatagaaattaaaaaaaccatttttgtaaattaaatatatttttttcatttatatatatcaaattcaatttcatatagtatattttatttcaacaaaaagaaacttattctctttttctctctttatacagtatcatttacatttataaaatataaaaacagcaatatatatatatataattttttactttaatacAATACTTATATAGTAAGATAGTATCTCAATTGAGTAAATCACAGATATTTGAAAACGACCAATTCAAAATAAATTACTACTTTATATATCTAAAATGAAAAACAGAAAGACAAAAATAAAGTCACGGCCGATTTTCAAATATTGTCTTTGTgataagctattaatttaccGCATTTTCATTACATCTTATATTGCTGATGATATAAGTGTTATCGAacataaagttaaaaaaaaCATTCTTTTTTGGCAATATTAGATGCAATGGAAGTTTTAGTATTtactttatatcttttttcatttttctttacaaATTTCCTATTTACTTacttttatacaataaaacatCGTTTCACGTTAAACCATGAAATGATGTCATATCCTAATTTTAGAAATGATGcataaatctttcatttcattttaaaatagaTGAACATATTTATGCATTTTCTAGAACTTACTTCTTCTTTCTATCTTGTGTACATTTTGGGCAATACCATTTTCCTTTAGGTTTTGTAGTTAATCCAACGCATGCAAAGTGGAACCATTCTATAGGACACTATACCAAAAGAGAATATTGTTAAaagattacaaatatttaaagagaTATTTGAGATAATATACACTTACGTCTGGATTATCACAACCAATCATTTCTCCATAAGAAACTTGATGACACAGACAATAAGTTGGTTCATTAGGATCTACTGGCATGTCTAAAACATCTGCTGGATGGCCAAGTGCAGTAGAATCTACTTGAGCACCACTTCCAACAGCCCCAGCTGACGAAGCAGAAGCAACAGATCCTCCTGAAATTATGTTCAATGAATTATAATCTTTTCATGAATATAGATGAAACACAATATCAACTAATTTtaccttttttttgttttttcctaGCTGATTTTGACTCATCTTCACTATTTGTGCCTACAgctcctttctttcgtttctccttctctttcaattttttcctACCCTTTTTACTAGCATTATTCTCTTCTTGTGCCCTACTACTATTTAATGCTTTATCTTGTATTTCAGCTTCAAATCTAGCCAAATCTGAATCTAGTCTCCTAATATGTTTGTCTACTAATTCATATGTTTGTATCGCTAACTGAACTTTGTCATCGCCATATTCTTTTGctttattgaacaaattttgaATATGGGTCAactgttctttcttcttttccggagattcttttttcatatttttcaaataatcatccGCTAATTTATCTATGTCTTTCATTAATCCTTGTGCTCTAGCATCGAGATCTCTCATCAAAGTGAAGTTTCTTTGTAGTTCAATAGGTAAATGCTCCAAACCTGATGaaacaaaatttgataaataataagaattgcagcaagaaattattttctctaTTATTAGTAATGCATTTATTCAATAGTGTTGAATTTGTGGtatcataatatatatgtgagtgacattaataaaattttaattaatttttatgtgacataactctataaaaatatagttttgtttttgttttagaTCAAAAAAGATTGAACACTTACTGTCTAAATAATGCTCCAGATATAATGCAGTTGTCATGTTTATTTTCATACAATTGAAAAATGAAGGAGAatgtaatttatagaaatattaaaataatttattacttgcACCAAATTTCGGGTATCATTAAAAAAATCTACGAAACTTCCTGAAAAGGAACGATCGATGAATGTAGACGGTGCAAAGCAACATGCGTTAATGTCATGACTACCAACTATATTGCTACCATCATTGTTCTTCTGGCGGGAAGGCGCAATTTGCTGTCTAATAATCccacaataataaaaataaattaggaAAATATGAACATTCAGGGGGCAAATGTACAttatgacatgatacgttataacataattatgacattataacgcaatTTTTTACCCTATAATTTGATtacaaattagaaagaaaacTTGAAACTAACATAGTTAGGttaattagaaattcaaattattacaataacagtatattattataatgtaaaCATCATTATGTATcgtatgtaattatttattaagtgaattgaatcataaaataaatacgtaaaattaaatctaaaaaAGCGATGATACGCAGAATCGATTGAGAATCATAGTTCAGATGAGAAACATGGCGGCTTGCATTTCTTTAACATCAAAGTAGGTGCAGTCGTAAATGAAACTAAAAGTAATCATAGAATTCTTGTCAGGAATGAGCAAAAATTCAATAGTTAACCTAAATCTAATTCCTTTTGTAtgttaaaagaaatttaagTAGATCGTGCATAATTCGCGGTAAGTTTTAACAAGTTTCAAGGTTGGAGTTGTTCAATGAAATATGTTCACTTTAACATGTTGACtgttatatgatttttatatattttgtcatGGAAGTCGCACTCAAGATCGGAGTATATTAcacattgaattttttaaaaatattatattgtatttgccTATTTTTTTCTGACTATGTTATCTAAGTCATTCAcattgttaaaaatttattagaccatgaaatttattttattttaatcattctaaaaaatttagtaatatCGGTTATCGATGACCATCGTGACAGTCAACGTATTAACTTAGTGTTGTATTTGATAAATTTCAataagcaatatttttttatgctaaatataattatatatctctGGTGGGCGAGTAAAAGAATGTTATCCAAATTTTGGTGAGAATGGGAGAAATGCTCTAATTCATATATCTTGTACGACTATTTTTTACTTATGCAAAAGTTTCTCTTGCTcaacttattttttaattcgaattatttttataaagcaTCTTAATCGCTATAGATACTGCTTGATTGAATAAATATAGGTTAAagttaaaaatttgattaaaataacATGTTAttgtttaaaacaaaaaaaaaaagaatatttctaaattgagtatgatgtatattttgtaatatcagTGGGACAAGATATATGTCATCACATGCATGTTCAAAATCAAACATCTGTACTAAAGTGCTTttgtattgttttattatattattatattatatggagCTTTTTGTTGCAtagtattgtataatattatataacatataacttggtaatatgtaatatatagtaAATGGAAGTCCTTGTAATCTTATAGGGGAAACAATAAAGAAACCTATCTATTATAAGTGCTTTTTTGCAAAACCAATAATTCCAATTTATACTCTTCTGCCCATTTACCAAAAATATATCAACATGGATATTATATccaattaaaagaataaatcaTTCATTTTGCAGCTAAAAGATGGTAAAACTATATGCGCTGTctgttttgtataaaaatcccaCATCAGCGACAATGTTAAAAGCTGCTTATGATGTAGagtcattttcattttttcaaagaGGAAGCATCAAAGAGTTCATGACATTTATAAGTAAGACTATCGTGGAACGTACTCAGAGTTGCTCTAGACAGAGCGTGAAGGAAGGAGGTAACACTTGCAAAAGCTTATGGAGATTCTTAGTAATTTTCAATTGTTAAATTGTAATACTTTGCAGATTACATGTGTCACGTGTTTGTACGAGCGGATAATCTTGCTGCAGTACTTATATCGGACCATGAATATCCTAGAAGAGTAGCACATACACTAATTACAAAAGTTATGGACGATTTTGTAGCAAAATATCCACAATCTATGTGGGATACATTGAGTGAAGCTATGACTGACTTTGCACAGGTTAACATATATTTAGCAAAATATCAAAACCCAAATGAAGCAGATGCTCTTACTAAAATGCAAAATGACTTAGACGAGACAAAGATTATTTTAGTAAGTATAAATCTTGAAAATAACAGCAAAGAAATATCTTCTGGATTGTATTAATGATATCTATTTCATGCGTTTTTGTAGCACAATACATTAGAGGCTGTTCTTAAAAGAGGTGAGAATTTGGATGAATTGGTTTCCAAGTCACAAGGTCTTAGCGCTCAGTCGAAAGCGTTTTACAAAACTGCACGTAAAACTAATTCGTGTTGTAGTTTAACTCCTTAAAACTCTTTGTTGTGAAAATCATGCTGACTATGTttcattgtaattttataatatcaatacAGAGTGCAAAGAAATTAGTTAGAAATTACATATAGATTTCATTAAAATGGATAATTTGTAAATTCTACATGTAGATGGCAACATGTGGCAAAATTCGATATTTTGTGTACAGACTGTTTGTATATAAGGTGTATTAATGCACTTAAATGGTGTATCAAGCTACTGCCGGATTCACTCAACtgattttaatactttttattcgttcttaattattttttttctttttctttttgtaaaaaCCAACTTGGTCTTAGAAGAATCGTACTATAGTTTTGTGTATAGGAATACATTCcgacttttatttatatgttgacaaaatatacaaaaacgattataaaaataaagtgAATATTTCTCTACTAAAGATAAGTACATGATATAAGTACtacttttaaatttttttaagTGCCGAGATGGGTTATTACAAAATGAAGCTTTGTAAACAGTTACCTTAGTGTTTATTTATAACGTAACGTAGCATaatagtaaaagaaaaatatttttgctattaaaactttgtttttttcttttttatccctTATTGCCGTATATGTTCTTGTTAATgacttgtaaaattaaattgttttgtACTACTGTAAAATGAAACAATAAGTTGTAATATTGCGAACATGAAACGACTTGAAGCGATAAAAAGTGAAGTACTATTTCATGCATTACTCGATAATTTCCATATATGAGTTGTACCaactttaaataattaaaattctaatttgtttctttataattatatatatatatatacatgttatatgtacttataaatgaatataatacgCAGGTATATATAGCTAAAATGTATTTAATGTAATGCGTGTACAAGTgtaaacaattatatatatatatctatgtaattttgaaaatatatttatatttttaacacgTTTGCTTTTTTGTGGCAGAAtcgaaataatttgaattatttcattCTATTATCTAGAGATTGTGAAACGAGACTGTAGAATTATGTTTAATTTTACAACATTATAACAATTACTTTCTACTACGAGAACAATTTATTTTGATCTAAATCATTACAAATTAGTTTTAACGTAGCTATTAACAAGGTAATTTAAATAGATCGCAATTTATAAAGTCGCGGGGTGTACGACGGCACGCACTgagtatgaaatatttctccTTTATAATCCATGGAACTTTATCAAGTTTTGGATTACATTTAGGTGCATACTTTTCGGATTCGATCTGAAACaatacaacaaatttttataatttatatacgatTTGATAATTTAGTATAACTAAAGTTACATACTTATACTTACTTCACTAAGTAGCTTGTCTATAGCAGCTTCTGCATCATTTGAAACGTACATTTCTAGAGCAATTTCCGATATTGTCGTTTTTTCCAAGCAAGCATATATATGATTCTTAGTATGATACATTTCTAATGAGTCGATTAATTCATTAGTATCAACAAATACCCAATCACTAaatttttcttgtttaatttcttcttctaaATTTAAGTTTTCTATGTCGTTAATTATATCCATGTTATTGCTCTCTTTGTTCCAATCATAGATTAATATCTCTGAATGAGAAGATAGCCAAGACAAGCATCTTTCTTTAGTCGCGATGCTCAGATCTgacaaaaatttttttgtaaagacttttgaatttatttcgtCTATGTTACCtcgttttttaattctttcctgTAATATATTCAATCAATAGAGTAATATTAATCTTAACTGACATAATTTTGTTGGAAATGAGACAAAACTTACTAGAACAGTCTCTGGGGTTGCAtccaaatatataattaaatgcgGTCTCAGCAAAAAATTGAATGTGTCTGTCCTCATCATATCAAATTCATTCACAGCTTGTTTGCTAAGATACCCAGAATTATACATAGCATGCATATAACCAGCTTCTGTAAAGATGCAACGATTAAGAACCACTCCCTGTCCAGTTGCCAAAACATGAAGTAACGCATTTAAGTATTGTTCCATTCTCATCATAAATATTCCGTATTGGATACGGGCTGTTCCCCTGTTATCAGGATCTCTTAGGAAATCTGTCAGATCACGCATACGCCACTCATCTTTCAGTTTTGGATTTAGACTGCGTACGTCAAAtccataataatttatatacatttcatcaaaTACTGGTGGTGGCATATATAATAAACCAAATTCCTTTGCTATTTGTTCGCAAAGTTTACTTTTTCCTGATGCAGGAGGGCCATCTACGACTATTACTTTGGTATTTTCATCAAATCTGAGAGTTGTTGGATCAAAagtcatatttatttcattacataattttttcCAATAAGGAAATGGAGCTGGTTTAGGTGTAAAGGGTTTATTTGACAATGTTTTCATAAATGCCACTTGTGTCacaatattaaaattctttgatgcctataaaaagtaattatatGAATAAGTTTGGTAATGGAAAGTATTCAGgataaaaaagaacattttataaaactatttagttatacattatacgtaCAAGTAGATAAACGATTTTGacaatatacaattactttgattattaaatatcaaacaGATGTAATAACACTgtgtatacaatttttattatacgttaatgtctttattataataattcagAAAGTACTAACCTTACATAATCGAGTTAAATATCCGATGGAATTGCCTTTAATGAAGGTAATACAGAATATCGATGTCATTGtactgaaataaatattatctcagtcaaattttaatacaattaatgACATATAATGTAACAAAGTCTCTTCgcattattaatttcttacctCCTATGATAGTAAAGTATTATCAGAAAGTAGTTC from Bombus terrestris chromosome 16, iyBomTerr1.2, whole genome shotgun sequence encodes the following:
- the LOC100644667 gene encoding beta-1,3-galactosyltransferase 6, which translates into the protein MNFVTLLPLKLSSKNLSMMIRKKLHVKLNIPTLLIMLLIVFLCIRYLPSTKCSLNEQEVRNKTKFRLIVLILSSPDNLERRATIRKTWLAQKQATVKHFFVIGTLDILPEQRETLHSEQQKFDDLLLLSRLPDSYGTLTKKVLYAFKEIYEYYEFDFVMKCDDDTFALVHKILKELDKWDSKGTKKELYWGFFNGKAHVKRSGPWKEADWILCDYYLPYALGGGYILSYNLVKFIAINADILKLYKAEDVSVGVWIAPLANIERKHDIRFNTEYRSRGCSNQYIVTHKQTIENMKNMHEYYQASGVLCIKEIRNHMSYQYNWTVPPSQCCNLRSGIP
- the LOC100644157 gene encoding inhibitor of growth protein 5 yields the protein MKINMTTALYLEHYLDSLEHLPIELQRNFTLMRDLDARAQGLMKDIDKLADDYLKNMKKESPEKKKEQLTHIQNLFNKAKEYGDDKVQLAIQTYELVDKHIRRLDSDLARFEAEIQDKALNSSRAQEENNASKKGRKKLKEKEKRKKGAVGTNSEDESKSARKKQKKGGSVASASSAGAVGSGAQVDSTALGHPADVLDMPVDPNEPTYCLCHQVSYGEMIGCDNPDCPIEWFHFACVGLTTKPKGKWYCPKCTQDRKKK
- the LOC100644544 gene encoding synaptobrevin homolog YKT6; this translates as MVKLYALSVLYKNPTSATMLKAAYDVESFSFFQRGSIKEFMTFISKTIVERTQSCSRQSVKEGDYMCHVFVRADNLAAVLISDHEYPRRVAHTLITKVMDDFVAKYPQSMWDTLSEAMTDFAQVNIYLAKYQNPNEADALTKMQNDLDETKIILHNTLEAVLKRGENLDELVSKSQGLSAQSKAFYKTARKTNSCCSLTP
- the LOC100644044 gene encoding NADH dehydrogenase [ubiquinone] 1 alpha subcomplex subunit 10, mitochondrial; amino-acid sequence: MTSIFCITFIKGNSIGYLTRLCKASKNFNIVTQVAFMKTLSNKPFTPKPAPFPYWKKLCNEINMTFDPTTLRFDENTKVIVVDGPPASGKSKLCEQIAKEFGLLYMPPPVFDEMYINYYGFDVRSLNPKLKDEWRMRDLTDFLRDPDNRGTARIQYGIFMMRMEQYLNALLHVLATGQGVVLNRCIFTEAGYMHAMYNSGYLSKQAVNEFDMMRTDTFNFLLRPHLIIYLDATPETVLERIKKRGNIDEINSKVFTKKFLSDLSIATKERCLSWLSSHSEILIYDWNKESNNMDIINDIENLNLEEEIKQEKFSDWVFVDTNELIDSLEMYHTKNHIYACLEKTTISEIALEMYVSNDAEAAIDKLLSEIESEKYAPKCNPKLDKVPWIIKEKYFILSACRRTPRDFINCDLFKLPC